ACATCTTTAAGCTTATCGAAGAAGAGGAACCTTCGGATTCCATACTTCTTGGACCAATCCGAGAGACTAACGAACGAGATAACTGCGAAGATCGATAACAAGAGCTGAACCAAACCGTCATAAGGCCGGCGGTGTTTGAAATCGCAGTCGGCGCAACGTAGCACGAAGTGTGAGATCATTGGGACGATGACggcgaggaggaagaagatggaccATGAGAGAAGAGTTTTAACGCGATTTGATTGATCGAACCAGAGGAGGAGTCTCGGGAATGAGAATTTCGTGGCTGGTGATGATTCCGGTGGTTTTTGGAGgatcgggtcgggtcgggttgaGGAGTTGTGGGATTGATCAGATCGTTGTTTCTTTGATGATGATTCTTCCATCATCGGGGTTTGAGGGTAGTTTCAGGATTTTGAGATAGTTTTGCAGAGTTTCGGGACTTTGGAGGGGAAagctaaaaacaaataaagcacTTTGGATTTTGTAAGCTTACGTGTGTACAAGAccacatattttatttagacaaaaaaaaaaaaaacaaaaaccgacCATAGacttaactttttaaatatatttgaatttattgtTATATAAATTAGAAAGTGTGTGAAAATGATTCagttctttttttaaataactactAGGTTTTGGGGgtttataaacaaatttatttttatatatatagtcaaacacatactaattaaaattttagtttgatttttggtttgtttgaaaaaataatggtttcatcaatattttaaaatttgaacaaCATAACGATTAGACGGacaacaaactaaatcaaataaatgattggttagaatctattaaatttgtgaactaTCAAACTGGATATATAATCGCTAACAACAATGAAAACCCATTTGAAACAAATGCAAATTTTTAGGGATGAACGTATTTCCCTATCTGTTTTGTCATGTTCCATTATGACCTCCACCTATTCTCGAATTCCTATTGCATATGAGACATTCTAGATACTAATTCTAACAtgttactttttcttctttataagaAATAACTTATAccagattttggttttgttttatttttaaaactgaaatGTGTAAACTTCATGGGTCAAATAGATTAATATCGTTTACACGTACGTTCAGTTCTTCCTTCAACAGTTTTTAAACGTATAAAACTAACTAtgtatttgtgtttctttaacTTAGAAAATCTCACAATTCACCAAAATAGCAACCATAGGGGCATTCAGAACACTATGCAATAAGGTGTTTGGAAACATTACAATCTCACCTTATAGTACGAAAACATCAACTCCCACACTTGATAGACTCTTGTGCCAGTGAACTACTCTGAGaagctaaaaaaattattcaattatttttttgaatctaaatCAAAGAGTCCCAAAAATATATAGCAACTATCTATCACCTGATTTGGAGATGAAATTGAGAGGGACAACGATAGAAGAAGCCCGACTGATCAATCGGTGGCAATATTGAAGCCAATTGGTCTCCCAATTGCCGCGCGAGATAGAATCTGATGGGTTTGGCGGTGGAGAATCAATTGACAAGGTGAAGCATCGATGACATAGGCAGCTAGGGATTTGAGGTGAGAGAAATTCAACCCAAGAtctaaagatataaaaaaagattgagGGTTATCGACGATAAGAAACCAATCGAGTcaaaaaaaaccagatcaagtcgacgaaaacccaaaaaaattgatttcttcAAGAAAAGATAAAACTGCCTATGTCACCACCACTTTGACAAAGGAATGCAAAATCAATCAAGGAATGGAAGAGAACCTACAAAATGTTTAAAGAGATAAATTTACAATTTACCCAAGAAATTCTGGTCGGTAATCTGAAAAACCCATAAGAAATCGCTTTCTAAAATCGAACTAGAACTAGAGGACTAAGCAGTCTTCGTGATGAGATGAGCCAAAATCAGAGGAGGAGATTGGCTAAGGTACCAATTTTGAGGCTATtgaggaggaagagaggaggcggaggaggagaaagaaaaaagaagacaaatgaCTTTTACAATGACATTAGGTTACAATTCTGTTtgggtgatttttttttttcccaacacaaaatataataaatcttatATTATGGATTATCTTGAAAATGTTTTagacttaaaaatcatttaaataccTATACAATGACAGACAGTATGCAAAAGTATAATAacgtattgattttttttaacccaaatgttcatttatttatattaagcATCATTTATGTTATATAAACGGGTGTATGGTGATATCTGATAACATACAtctaataaataacaaaaaaaaaacaaattttttatactatattttttgtgattttaagtAATAACTATTTTTCAATATCTGCTTTCAAGACCTCtcctaatatttttctttcaaaaatgcTCTAAAAGTCAGAGccctaaaaaaatatgtgtgatATAAAAGCATATGAAATTACAatgtaaaactttataattattttataaaactttataaatctcacacataaattatcttatcaTATCTCTACcatttgtttatgttctttggTTTTCAAGTTATTTTTTCGAATTGATAGTATTGTAATTTCTCACtcttaaatgatattttatttttatctctaGGATAGTAGGATGCCACAAGGTATGTACATATATGTTCATTATAAGTGTTTGTTATCGAAGAATTTTCTAATGCTAAGGATTCTGCCAGCGCACATGAAGCATCAAAATCCCTTTGCAGTGAAATTTTTTCTTGAGTGAAATCCTCAATATGCTACTAATGAAAAACGAAAACGTGGCTCAGAAATTTTACAGGCAATGCAACAGAAAGAGTGAAAGCAATGAAAGCTAACATCCTCCTAAAGTCC
The genomic region above belongs to Camelina sativa cultivar DH55 unplaced genomic scaffold, Cs unpScaffold00511, whole genome shotgun sequence and contains:
- the LOC104737284 gene encoding uncharacterized protein LOC104737284; this encodes MMEESSSKKQRSDQSHNSSTRPDPILQKPPESSPATKFSFPRLLLWFDQSNRVKTLLSWSIFFLLAVIVPMISHFVLRCADCDFKHRRPYDGLVQLLLSIFAVISFVSLSDWSKKYGIRRFLFFDKLKDVNDKVRIGYEAEIQRSMKLLAIFILPSVTLQAIYRIWWYASGFNQIPYIINPMLSHVLACTLQLSSWLYRTSLFIIACILYQNICHLQVLRLDEFARCFASEITDF